The DNA window ATGGTCTGTCTTTAGTGTAGGTTCAAAAGCTGGAGATTGGAGCACTAATATCAATTAGAGGAGTGTGCCGTGTAAACATTTCAAATCTTTTGGATGTAagctctttctttcttttctagtTTTGAAATGTTATTCCATTGTTGATGTTAAAATCATATTAATTCTCGGGTACTtttaagtatatatatttgtataCTACTTATCATTTTCTATAAATTGTCTTTATAATACCTTTGAAGGCCGACTTTTGCTTGATATATGAACAGCTCAATTACTTTTGATATCTTGTGAGGGATGGGAGATGTGAACAGCTGAATGCTAGTGTTATAGTTGGACTGCCTCAATCTCACTATCCCTTGTACTATGATGTTTTAACAAAACTGTCGCCTTCCAGTTCGGATTGAATTGCCCATATGCTCTGGTTCTGTAACCTTATTTATTAAAGCTTTAAGCGCAGTAGTTCAGAACGTTTTTATACCACTTCTTAAGTATTCTGAGTTGGAGCTGCTTCATTGGGGGCGTGACGAAGCTCGGCGATGATGACATGTGTTAGGATCTTCCTAGGTGTATTAGTGGAGCCAGTTATGCGCAGGTGGCGATGTCTTGGTGGCTTTGGGTAAGGGTCCACCATGGGAAGTCGAAGCCGCTTTGTCGCTTTTGCGCCAAAGCTAGGCAACGATGACGCATGATGGGCTTAGTCGCTAAGTGCTATAGCGACTGAACTATTGTGCGGGTGCATCACGGCTTTGTATGAACTTCTATTCttcttaattgagcggcagagctcctgctTTTTTGTTCAAAAAAGGGTATTCTGATACTGGCAAGAAGAAATTACAGAAGCCCTGAACCACATCTTTGTCTTTGTGGACCCAGATGGAGCCCTATTTCCGTGGTACAGTTTCTCCAATGATGGATGAGCCTTATGAAGCTACTGAATTAGGGACAAGAATTTCCAAGCTAAAAGAATCCATGTGCAATTTACACAACCTACAAATGAAGTTGAAGGTTCGATCACTACCTTAAGCCCATTCAGCAATTTGAACATGTTGAATATTGCTTCTTATCCTAGTCATTTCTTATTTCAACATTTCAAATTTAGGTACCTGAGGATGAACCACTGCAAACTAACATCAGGGCATCTCTGTTGTGGTCTGAAAAAGAAATTTTTGAAGAGTATAATGAATCTTTTATCCCTGGACACCTAGAACGTCTCTCATTTGCTGCGTACCAAACAGTTTCAGGTGATATTTCATTCTGATTTCATCGATCTAGTACAAAATATTCAGGTCTTATCATATTGATCAAACTTTCACTGCACATCTATATATTCTATAAATGAGAAATATATGTTTTACATATGATGACCATCCAAAGAGATGATGCACGCATACATCAACCGCCGTCATACCTATTCCGTATATTCGTAGGTATCTAACTTTTAAACTGTACACTACAGGCATGTCAGATGAAGAACTTCTCACCCTGCAAAACTATAAGATACAAGCAATGGATTCGATAGACACCCTTGAAAGGCTAAACAATGGTATCAAGGTTGTAGAACATAATATTGGAATGATAGCTGCAAGGCTCGCCATTCAAAATATATGATCTTCAGTGGCAATGTTCAATTTATATGCTAAATGATGTCCATGATGCTAATTCCATCTGGTCAAAAGACTCTGACCTCAAAGCTTTTCCAGTTTCAACTGTAAACATGGAAGGTGTGATACATTCCGATTGATTCTGACATAACCGTGGTATTCATTCAGAGAACAAcatgaagatgagcaacacaatATGAAGTTACATGCTCATTTTGTATGGGTAGGGTAACAGAAAACACCATAAGTTGTTCAAACATCCAGTACAAGCTTATTCCATCAGATAAACCATACAAGTGTTTATCAGGTATCGAGATAAAACATAAAAATTGTTTGGTCAAATAAAACACACAACCTTATTCAAATACCAAAGACTACAAGTCTTGCTTGAACTAAGTAATTTTTGAACGAAAAAAGTAATGTTTAATGGAAAGAAATATTATGCCGAGCATGAGTCCTGATGGACTTATTAATCTTTGACTTCTTTCTGACCTTTAGCAATTCTGGTGCCAAAGAGAAGAATGGTGCGACCTCCGTTGTTGCCAGGCACTGTCTGCTCTGGTGGATTCTCCGCTTGATTCTGTGAGGGGTCTGCCAGTTCTGTTCAAAAAAACTGTGAGGGGAATGTAGAGAAGGTTTTGGAGCCAATGAGATGGGTGGAGGGATGCTCACCATTTGCAGGCACCACTCTCGCTTGAGGTGGATTCTCCTCTTGAGTCTGCAAGGGAATTGCAGGAAGGACACTGCTGGTTGTTTCAGGGAATGAGTACCAATCGCCAGCCATAGCAGCTGGGAAATGACCGGTCACAGGATTGCCAGCCATAGCCGCCATCCCTTGAGTTGGCTGGTGCACCGGCATCGACACAGGAGGGGCATGGATGGCACTTCTGCCAGTTAGGAAGAATGGCAAGCAGCGGCCCATGGTATTGCCAGGGGCATCAATAGCAGGAGCAATGCCAGGACGAGGAGTGGAGGAGCTACTGGCAATGGCATTGCCAGGCACCACTGCTATCTCTTGTcttcttgagaatgagaataaTGCATGATTGATGCTGCGGTGTCCG is part of the Miscanthus floridulus cultivar M001 chromosome 9, ASM1932011v1, whole genome shotgun sequence genome and encodes:
- the LOC136481957 gene encoding uncharacterized protein — translated: MAATAPIRLLSPSRSPWPPQDPSPRPVPPLHASPARHRHLRSVRCALSPPPPSLDLPLLPFQPAEVLIPSESKTLHLYEARYIALLEEALYKRKNSFIHFVLDPVVDSTTKASFAVRYGCLVHIESVQKLEIGALISIRGVCRVNISNLLDMEPYFRGTVSPMMDEPYEATELGTRISKLKESMCNLHNLQMKLKVPEDEPLQTNIRASLLWSEKEIFEEYNESFIPGHLERLSFAAYQTVSGMSDEELLTLQNYKIQAMDSIDTLERLNNGIKVVEHNIGMIAARLAIQNI